The DNA region CAGGCGCCCTTTCGTTCGACCGCGGTGCGGTATTTGGCCACGATTTTTGTCAGCCGCATTCCCTGGACGGCAGCCGCTAATGAGCTCAAAGAGCACTTTAGTCAGTTTGGTACTGTACGAAGATGTTTTCTGCCATTTGAAAAAGATACAGGCTTTCATAAAGGTTGTTGTTGGATTGGATTTTCTTCAGAAGAAGAACTTCAAAGAACATTACAGCAAGAAAGTCATTTCATTGATGGAGTCAAAGTCCATGTTCAGCGCCAAAGACACAGACGTCAGGATGTGAAGGAGAAAATCTGAATTAGCATAAATGTATTGATGAACTGGGAAATAAAAATGTTacactatgaaaaaaaaaaaaaaaaaaaaaagcaaaaacctcTTTTGCATAGAACTTTCTCACCCAATCCCCATTCATGTTTCATGACATCTCCACATGATAGATTCATGtataaattttgattacatatatTCCAAAGAATACTCCCTGCTTCCAAGAATAAAGCTTGCTCAGCTCCAAGCATTGTGGAAAATGAAGTCTGTCCATGGGCATGTCCCTAAATAATTTGAATTTTCAATTACAATATATGCTTTTCAGTGTCAACTATGATGGTAAGTCTAAGGTTAAACAGGGCAGGAAGTGTCCCTTACTCCTAAATTGCTGTTTGAGTATAGAAGGGAACTTCAAAACCGCCAGACAACCCAAGGAATAACCCTGCCAAGAAATGCTTAATCCAGCACCATGTCCATCATTTTGTCACCAGTGATAAGGCGAGGGCAAGGGTGCTTGAGAGGTTCAATCCATCTTTGGAATCAAAATAGTGGCAATACTTTATGGGCCTTAACATGTTTTGATATATTGCAATCCACAATAGATCTATGGGCATCATTCCTACAAATTCTTTTAAGGTTTGAGTAACCATTTCTGGTGAAAGTATCAAAAGGAAAACCGGCTGCCTCATCTCTGCCGGAAGCTGCTGAAGGGAAGGTGTCTAAAATCTAAGGGAAAAGGAATATGAGGAGACTTTCAATGGTAAGATATTTGCAGAGACAAATGTGATGACTCAGAACGGCAGCTCATTGATAAACATAAAGAATaataaggggaggggagaggcagagagattagAGAGTGTCCAATCCCCTATTTAGCCCAACCTGATATAATTCTATTACACATACCTTGGCTGTCTTGTCACTGAGGTGGGACATAGTGTCCAACCTCACAGCTTGTGCTTACTCATAAAATCAGTAGGTGATGTCTACGGCTCTGGAAGGAAGCACTATGATAACCTTTGGATCAGCAGGTTCATCCTGCATCTTCTCACAATTCTTAGCACATCTCCATGAGTGGAAAAATGGGAAAGTTTATTACAAATACTGTCAGGCACACACCCAGAAGCACACACAGAGCCAAGGCTGCTATGTGAAAAATAAAGCTAAATTTAACCACAGAGCTCTATGGTTCAGTGCCCCTGCTCTGGTTAAGAGTTATGATCAACCTCCGTTTGGCCCATCATCCTCTTTATTTATACAACGGGGTGACAAGGACCAGACTCTCAGGTCTATTATACACATTTATTTCACAATAACATTCTCATTATCCATAGCGTTACTACTGTCATCCTCAAAGGCCTAGCCTTATTGCTCAGACCCATCTCTATTTGGTGAAACTCCTGGAGATCAGGGCATCCAGGAAAAAAgcagcatttttttctattttaaaaatattttacttttttattaataagcatttattttctatctaATTGTTAAATAACTTAACAACAAATCCTTGTGACAAATATGCATTGCCAAGCAGAATGAGTTcctacattggtcatgtccaaaaatgtagaCCTCATCATTCATCTTGAGTTCACTATCCAACCTTTAGGagatggatagcatgcttcatcttcGGTCCTCTGGAATTGGAGTTGGCCATTGCATTTATCAGACTTCTTAAGACTTtcaacaactttttcttttcaaaaagtaGTCAGTCCTCCTCTTTTCCATGCTATGGGCCAGGgttccccccacctctctctctctctctctctctctctctctctctctctctctctctctctctctctctctctctcttcccctctctccctctcctctctttctctctctctctctctctctctctctctctctctctctctctcacataatccctagaaattttttttaaatcctataaTAGAAAGGCATCAAATCCAAATACAAAGAGATTTGCAAATTTCAGAATCATGATAGCActctgggcctaaagtcaggaggtcttgagttcaaattttgacaAATTTTTCACTTAGTGCCtatgcaactctgggcaagtcacttaacacctgtcTAAGGTGTTAAAATGGAAtctataaaatctataaaatggaataataatagcagctattgtgagaagaaaatgaaatatctgtaaaatgctttgcaaaccttaaagtgctatataaatgtgagctattattatgacACTTCTATTCCCCCCACACCCTGTCATTTTGTACCTTTGAGGTAGAACAACCACTCccaggggatgtggggaaatgggAAATGTCACAACAGGGCAGGCACGGGAAATTTTCCACATATGTGAACTTCCACGTTCAGGAGGCTGAAATTCAGTGATAGTATTGGGACAATACTACTCCCAGACACCACCTTGGTGTCTGGGCACAGAGCGAGCACTCAATAAATATGCTATAATAATTCAATAATATATGATCTCAGCAATGAGCTTAGTCCCTCCAATGGCACAGATTGCCACCCATCCATGTTTTCTCATTCTTCACTGTGCTTGTCCATGTTCTTTGGCAGATCATCCACAGAGAAGCTACCCAAAGTTCTGGGAGCCTTTCCCAAGGTCTTTtagatatttgttgtaaagctGATGCTACAAAGATCAGCCTCAGTGTACATTTTTGTACTTAAGTATCATTTCATTATTTAAACAAGGGAGCAAATTTGGACTAATTAAGCAAAGCTAGATGTGTAAAAACTAAGCTTGGAAGACCCATACCTAGTTTCTGGTACATACTAGGCACTCTATTACTGCCTGTCTATTGATCGATTGATGAGTCTGCAGCTCTGTCTTAGAGATCCGTTCAACAGGATCCCCATTTTCTGCTGATCCTTACCAAAAATGCTCATAGTCTAGTCTGGAAATAAgaacatttttctatttgtaaaatATTCTTCCTTTCTAAAATA from Trichosurus vulpecula isolate mTriVul1 chromosome 1, mTriVul1.pri, whole genome shotgun sequence includes:
- the LOC118833849 gene encoding SRA stem-loop-interacting RNA-binding protein, mitochondrial-like translates to MAAVQAPFRSTAVRYLATIFVSRIPWTAAANELKEHFSQFGTVRRCFLPFEKDTGFHKGCCWIGFSSEEELQRTLQQESHFIDGVKVHVQRQRHRRQDVKEKI